Proteins co-encoded in one Panulirus ornatus isolate Po-2019 chromosome 56, ASM3632096v1, whole genome shotgun sequence genomic window:
- the LOC139765986 gene encoding uncharacterized protein yields MNLFFQLKVLLVVMLLLVLCLDVSEESRPRPLRHRPRPRPAKRPQRPHKPRPHKPRPNYKTPPKKPEPSYGPPAKAPSYGPPPKAPSYGPPPKAPSYGPPPKAQSYGPPPKAPSYGPPPKAPSYGPPPKAPSYGPPPKAPSYGPPPKAPSYGPPPKAPSPSYGPPKKAPSYGPPPKAPSSIYGPPKKAPGPSYGPPPKAPSPSHGAPEGPGYGYGPPKSSSIVKSPSAGYGKPPSSGYSSSPPAAPTNSYDPPKSGYGPPKGDSTYEPVFPPFPSFDDIAGSYGAPLSSSESYSAPAPAPSYSAPAPAPSYSAPAPAPSYSAPAPSPSYSAPAPAPSYSAPAPAPSYSAPAPAPSYSAPPAPAPSYSAPAPAPSYSAPAPAPSYSAPAPAPSYSAPAPAPSYSAPAPAPSYSAPAPAPSYSAPAPAPSYSAPAPAPSYSAPPAPAPSYSAPAPAPSYSAPAPAPSYSAPPAPAPSYSAPAPAPSYSAPPAPAPSYSAPPAPAPSYSAPAPAPSYSAPPAPAPSYSAPPAPSYSAPAPAPSYSAPAPAPSYSAPPAPAPSYSAPAPAPSYSAPAPAPSYSAPPAPAPSYSAPPAPAPSYSAPAPAPSYSAPPAPAPSYSAPAPSPSYSAPAPAPSYSAPPAPSYSAPAPAPSYSAPAPTYSPPSPSRSYSPPSGVKDQSYRPPPSPPLPLDTEAAIPTKTYGVPTYAPAPAAGYGNPSPQASEGYQTPSKGNHNSQQGTGNYGNNFFKDDFNFPSFADLFADDEWGDKVQS; encoded by the exons ATGAACCTATTCTTCCAACTCAAG gtaTTACTAGTGGTGATGCTTCTTCTGGTCTTGTGCCTCGACGTGTCTGAGGAATCCCGCCCAAGACCCTTGCGACACAGACCCAGACCGCGTCCCGCAAAGAGACCCCAGAGGCCTCACAAACCACGCCCTCACAAGCCAAGGCCCAACTACAAGACACCACCAAAGAAACCTGAACCAAGTTACGGTCCACCTGCAAAAGCCCCGAGTTACGGTCCACCACCTAAGGCCCCGAGTTACGGTCCACCTCCAAAGGCCCCGAGTTACGGTCCACCTCCAAAGGCCCAGAGTTACGGTCCACCTCCAAAGGCCCCGAGTTACGGTCCACCTCCAAAGGCCCCGAGTTACGGTCCACCACCTAAGGCCCCGAGTTACGGTCCACCACCTAAGGCCCCGAGTTACGGTCCGCCTCCAAAGGCCCCGAGTTACGGTCCACCCCCTAAGGCTCCAAGTCCCAGTTATGGACCGCCGAAGAAGGCCCCGAGTTATGGGCCACCTCCAAAGGCTCCAAGCTCCATTTACGGCCCACCTAAAAAGGCCCCAGGTCCTAGCTACGGCCCTCCTCCCAAGGCCCCAAGCCCGAGTCATGGGGCGCCTGAAGGCCCGGGTTACGGGTACGGTCCTCCAAAATCATCCAGTATCGTGAAAAGTCCTTCGGCTGGCTACGGGAAGCCCCCCAGCAGTGGGTATAGCTCCTCTCCTCCGGCGGCTCCGACCAATAGCTACGACCCACCCAAGAGCGGGTATGGCCCGCCCAAAGGAGATTCCACCTACGAGCCGGTGTTCCCGCCTTTCCCATCCTTCGACGATATTGCAGGTTCCTACGGCGCCCCGCTGTCATCTTCTGAGTCATATTCTGCCCCGGCCCCAGCACCCTCATATTCTGCCCCGGCCCCGGCACCTTCATATTCTGCCCCGGCCCCGGCACCTTCATATTCTGCCCCGGCCCCATCACCCTCGTATTCTGCCCCGGCCCCGGCACCTTCATATTCTGCCCCGGCCCCGGCACCTTCATATTCTGCCCCGGCTCCAGCACCCTCATATTCTGCCCCACCAGCCCCAGCACCCTCATATTCTGCCCCTGCTCCAGCTCCCTCATATTCTGCCCCTGCTCCAGCTCCCTCATATTCTGCCCCGGCCCCGGCACCTTCATATTCTGCCCCGGCTCCAGCTCCCTCATATTCTGCCCCTGCTCCAGCTCCCTCTTATTCTGCCCCTGCCCCAGCTCCCTCATATTCTGCTCCGGCCCCGGCACCTTCATATTCTGCCCCAGCACCAGCTCCCTCATATTCTGCCCCACCAGCTCCAGCTCCCTCTTATTCTGCCCCTGCCCCAGCTCCCTCATATTCTGCCCCAGCACCAGCTCCCTCATATTCTGCCCCACCAGCCCCAGCTCCCTCATATTCTGCCCCAGCCCCAGCTCCCTCATATTCTGCCCCACCAGCCCCAGCTCCCTCATATTCTGCCCCTCCTGCCCCAGCTCCCTCATATTCTGCCCCGGCCCCAGCACCTTCATATTCTGCCCCTCCTGCCCCAGCTCCCTCATATTCTGCCCCACCAGCTCCCTCGTATTCCGCCCCTGCCCCAGCTCCCTCATATTCTGCCCCAGCTCCAGCTCCCTCATATTCTGCCCCTCCTGCCCCAGCTCCCTCATATTctgccccagccccagccccctcATATTCTGCCCCAGCTCCAGCCCCCTCATATTCTGCCCCACCAGCCCCAGCTCCCTCATATTCTGCCCCTCCTGCCCCAGCTCCCTCATATTCAGCCCCAGCTCCAGCTCCCTCATATTCTGCCCCACCAGCTCCAGCTCCCTCATATTCTGCCCCAGCCCCATCTCCCTCTTACTCTGCCCCTGCCCCAGCTCCCTCATATTCTGCCCCACCAGCCCCCTCATATTCTGCCCCTGCACCGGCACCTTCTTACTCTGCCCCAGCGCCAACATactccccaccatctccatcacgtTCTTACTCCCCGCCATCTGGGGTGAAGGACCAGAGCTACAGACCTCCGCCCTCACCCCCACTACCTCTCGATACCGAAGCGGCGATACCCACGAAAACATACGGTGTCCCCACGTACGCTCCCGCCCCAGCGGCGGGCTACGGAAACCCCTCGCCACAAGCCTCAGAAGGCTACCAGACTCCCTCGAAAGGGAATCACAACTCACAACAAGGGACGGGTAATTACGGGAACAATTTCTTCAAGGACGATTTCAACTTCCCGTCTTTCGCCGATCTGTTCGCTGACGATGAGTGGGGCGATAAAGTCCAGTCCTAA